In Rhizobium jaguaris, a single window of DNA contains:
- a CDS encoding dihydrodipicolinate synthase family protein, with protein MTAKKRRAIAGNWATLLLPIGMGDEIEFAKLGEEIDILIAAGVDGIYSNGTAGEFHSQTEPEFDRIQSMLAERCAKAGMNFVIGACQPDARIMLERVRRAALLKPLAIQVILPDWWPVTDQEATDFLKRAVDAANGVPLILYNPPHAKRVLTPEELERICAAAPGVIGAKVADGDRQWYAEAREHLSELSLFVPGHHLATGTMEGVAAGSFSNVCCLSPRGAQAWTASMQEDIHAALDLERRICKFMETHIVPYRRRLGYSNAALDKLLCAIGNWGPVGTGLRWPYRSIDMSEAIRLRDIARTELSELFV; from the coding sequence GTGACAGCAAAAAAGCGGCGTGCCATCGCCGGCAATTGGGCGACCCTTCTCCTGCCGATCGGGATGGGTGATGAAATCGAATTCGCAAAGCTCGGCGAAGAGATCGACATCCTGATCGCGGCCGGCGTTGACGGCATCTATTCGAACGGCACGGCAGGGGAATTTCATAGCCAGACCGAACCTGAGTTCGACCGCATCCAATCGATGTTGGCCGAACGATGCGCCAAGGCCGGCATGAACTTCGTCATCGGCGCTTGCCAACCGGATGCCCGTATCATGCTGGAGCGGGTCCGCCGCGCAGCACTCCTGAAACCACTGGCGATCCAGGTCATCCTGCCCGACTGGTGGCCAGTAACGGATCAGGAAGCGACCGATTTTTTGAAACGCGCTGTCGATGCGGCAAACGGCGTCCCGCTGATCCTCTACAATCCGCCACATGCCAAACGTGTCCTGACGCCGGAGGAACTGGAAAGAATCTGCGCGGCGGCGCCAGGCGTCATCGGAGCGAAAGTGGCTGACGGTGACAGGCAATGGTATGCAGAAGCACGCGAGCACCTTTCGGAACTCTCACTCTTTGTCCCGGGTCATCATCTTGCAACCGGCACTATGGAGGGCGTTGCAGCGGGATCCTTTTCCAATGTCTGCTGTCTGAGCCCGCGAGGTGCACAAGCGTGGACCGCATCGATGCAAGAAGACATTCATGCCGCGCTCGATCTGGAGCGACGCATTTGCAAATTCATGGAAACGCACATCGTCCCCTACCGCCGGCGATTAGGCTATTCGAACGCCGCGCTCGACAAACTCCTTTGCGCCATCGGCAACTGGGGACCTGTCGGCACGGGCCTGCGCTGGCCCTACCGCTCGATCGACATGAGCGAGGCGATCCGGCTCCGAGACATCGCGCGAACGGAACTGAGCGAACTTTTTGTATAG
- a CDS encoding ABC transporter ATP-binding protein — MSEPLLSVRDLGKHYTSRGTELNVLQDISFDIAKGEVVGLVGESGSGKTTIGRSVLRLVEPSAGSVRFDGVELTTLSASALRRTRPRMQYIFQDPFASLSPRMTIGEILTEGLKIQRIGTGKERLERARSALAQVDLPEDAINRYAHEFSGGQRQRIGIARALTLSPEFIVADEPVSALDVSIQAQVINLLRELQMRLGLTMLFISHDLAVVEYICDRVIVLYLGRIMEIAPSADLYARPRHPYTRALLSAIPSTDPNARRNRQILKGDIPSPANPPAGCVFRTRCPHAMDACGKTVPELREITPGHFKACIRDDLN, encoded by the coding sequence ATGAGCGAGCCTTTGCTCTCCGTTCGCGATCTCGGGAAGCACTATACGTCCCGAGGTACCGAGCTGAACGTTCTGCAGGACATCTCCTTCGATATCGCCAAAGGCGAGGTCGTCGGACTTGTCGGCGAATCCGGCAGTGGAAAGACTACGATCGGACGTTCCGTCCTGCGCCTCGTGGAGCCGTCGGCGGGTAGTGTCCGCTTCGACGGCGTGGAACTGACCACGCTTTCCGCCTCCGCCCTAAGGCGCACACGACCGCGCATGCAGTATATTTTTCAAGACCCCTTCGCCAGCCTCTCGCCGCGCATGACGATTGGCGAGATTTTGACCGAAGGGTTGAAAATCCAGCGCATCGGAACCGGCAAGGAACGGCTGGAGCGGGCGCGTTCCGCCCTCGCTCAAGTCGATCTGCCTGAAGACGCGATCAATCGCTACGCGCACGAATTTTCTGGCGGCCAGCGCCAGCGTATCGGCATTGCCCGCGCTCTGACCCTGTCGCCGGAATTCATCGTGGCCGACGAGCCGGTCTCGGCACTTGACGTCTCGATCCAGGCGCAGGTCATCAATCTGCTGCGCGAATTGCAGATGCGCCTCGGCTTGACCATGCTCTTCATTTCGCATGATCTGGCCGTCGTCGAATATATCTGCGACCGGGTGATCGTGCTCTATCTCGGCCGGATCATGGAAATCGCGCCGAGCGCCGATCTCTACGCGAGGCCGCGGCATCCCTATACGCGTGCGCTGCTGTCGGCGATTCCGTCGACCGATCCCAACGCCCGGCGCAACCGCCAGATCCTCAAGGGCGACATACCGAGCCCGGCCAATCCACCCGCCGGCTGTGTGTTCCGCACGCGTTGTCCGCACGCAATGGACGCCTGCGGTAAGACGGTCCCGGAGTTGAGAGAGATCACGCCGGGTCATTTCAAAGCCTGCATTCGCGACGATTTGAATTGA
- a CDS encoding ABC transporter ATP-binding protein: MEPAADPVLDIKGLRTIFRVRGIEITAVHDIDLTVTAGETLALVGESGSGKSVTSLSVMRLLTRNIGKIAAGSIRLKSKNGAVRNLVSLDDETMRRIRGDDIGMVFQEPMSSLNPVFTIGDQISEPIRIHCGADRKTAMDAAVQLLHSVGIPDAKRRAGQYPHELSGGMRQRATIAMALACDPTLLIADEPTTALDVTIQAQILDLLLKLQRERGMAMLFITHNLGVVAEIAHRVAVMYTGRIVEEGPVGEVFGNPRHPYTMGLLASMPRLGDAARMKQDGEKLAAIPGVVPSLTNMPAGCAFSPRCKFAIDACRAAVPALEEVGPQHRSRCIRWQEI, encoded by the coding sequence ATGGAGCCCGCGGCCGATCCTGTTCTCGACATCAAAGGACTGCGAACGATTTTCCGCGTCCGCGGCATCGAGATCACGGCTGTCCACGATATCGATCTGACCGTTACCGCGGGCGAGACCCTGGCGCTCGTCGGCGAATCCGGCTCGGGCAAATCGGTAACCAGCCTTTCCGTGATGCGCTTGCTCACCCGCAATATCGGGAAGATCGCCGCAGGCAGCATCCGACTGAAGAGCAAGAACGGTGCGGTCCGCAATCTGGTCTCTCTTGACGATGAGACCATGCGCAGGATCAGGGGCGATGATATCGGCATGGTGTTTCAGGAGCCGATGTCGAGCCTCAATCCCGTCTTCACGATCGGCGACCAGATATCGGAACCGATCCGCATTCATTGCGGCGCGGATCGGAAAACCGCGATGGATGCGGCGGTCCAACTGCTCCACAGCGTCGGTATTCCGGATGCGAAGCGGCGCGCAGGTCAGTATCCGCATGAACTGTCGGGCGGCATGCGCCAGAGGGCGACGATCGCTATGGCTCTCGCCTGCGATCCGACGTTGCTGATTGCCGATGAACCGACGACGGCGCTGGATGTGACGATCCAGGCGCAAATTCTCGATCTGCTTCTGAAGCTGCAGCGCGAACGCGGTATGGCCATGCTGTTCATCACGCACAATCTCGGCGTCGTTGCCGAGATCGCTCATCGCGTCGCGGTCATGTATACGGGGCGGATCGTCGAGGAGGGACCGGTCGGCGAGGTCTTTGGCAATCCGCGCCATCCCTATACGATGGGCCTTCTCGCCTCGATGCCGCGTCTCGGCGATGCGGCGCGGATGAAACAGGACGGCGAGAAGCTCGCGGCCATTCCAGGTGTGGTCCCAAGCCTGACGAATATGCCGGCCGGCTGCGCATTTTCGCCTCGTTGCAAATTCGCGATTGATGCCTGCCGCGCCGCCGTTCCCGCACTCGAAGAGGTCGGCCCGCAACACCGCAGCCGCTGCATAAGATGGCAGGAGATCTAG